The window tgtTTTTCCTTGCAGAAACCTCCAaagttttttttcaaaaataattattttatccctATTAATCACTGTGTCTACTCGTGCTGACAGGGAATGTCGATCGTTCCTTCCTTGCCATTAATCACTTGCATCTTTTTTAGAATTCAtcctataaaaaatatttaaattaagagCTAAAAACTAAAATCCTTTATTTAGTTTCTCTTTGTTGATTATGACAAGTATAAAGATCATTGGAACCCGAAAataattatgttatttttattgatttaatttGACCTGATATACGTGATTGATAAGATAATAAGAACATCATAAAAGTAGAATATTCATCTGTACACCAATTTTGTGATGATATTTGGTGtaaatttacatttaaaatttaaatatcattggTATATATTTGCCAAACTGTAAACATTAATCTGAACTAGCATGATTGCCAACCCCCCAAAAGAGAAATCTGATACGGATAACATTGTCAAGGATCATCCATTAAAGTAAAAGATAAAAGTACAAATGGGCaagaataaaaattttaaatcactGTTTCATAAAGCTCCTCATTTCATCAAAGTTGCAGTCCACAATCACTAAAACAGAAGTACATATTAGAGCCAGTGCAAATTCTACAACATGCCATCAGCCTCTTGGATGGTAACATAATCCACCAATTGAAAAAGCACTGCCCCTCTGCAGCCATTGAAGCAAGGGAAAAAAACTAAATATTGCAAAAATATGATCCTAAGTATAGCTTATAGCTCGTAGATGCAACACTGGGCTAGCAAAATTGCTCGCCGCAGAAATCTACCTTTCATGTAAATGACCAAAATGCCTATATTTGCTGAAGAGAAGAAATAATGCCTGGTGTTTTGAGCTCATCTGTAGTTGTAGTTGTGGTATATTCCCTGAAAATCAATAGCTATCCATCTAGATATGGAGCCAGTGATGAGACGAGATGATcataactcatcatggaccgctcTTTCTTGATCAGTTCCAGCATGGGATGAATCAACAGAATCTTGCGTGGTGTGCCCTGCCTCAGGCGTTGGCTCACCAGAAGTATTGTTTGAGGTGCCTGTGCTGTTCTCTTGGCTCACTGGTTCTTCTTTTGGAGGTTTCTCAATTTTTGGTTTTGGCTTTGGAATCCTATTGACACTTGCAACCTAAAAACACAGGATTTTTGGTATGTCAAAATAGCACAAAATGAAATTGATTAACCTGCTTTTATATTATGTACACAGTACAGAGCTCCCTTACCTTATCCTGAAGCTTGGCCACTTTCTGGTATACTACTTCTGATTCGAAAATTGGTGTGCTTAAGATGGAAGTCCTggaacaaaggaaaaaaaaacactaATTGAGTGAACACAAATTCAAACCAAAGGCAAAAAATCATTGGAAGGTTTTGCTGATCACACTATGGTATGTTGAGATGTCAGGCAAACCAACATTTTCACAAAATATTCTAACATCCACCTGAGCTAATACCAAATAGTATACTGTTGAGATGTTAGGCAGTGCAACCAAACTAGACCGTCCCTAGatgtaatttatattttatcacaCAACTAAAAATCCTAAATATTTTCGAAACCCTATATGCTCATGTGTTTGGACATCCTGATGTTACCAAAGCCCATCTAGCTTTTATCATGCTGCTTTTAACCTATTGCAAATTATCCAAAACCAGTGTGTGAAGGATCTATATATTGATATCCAGGACTAAAATCTAGATCTGATACTGGTTTCAGTAACTTGATAGATCTGTATAGTACAGGTAGATCAACcgatatcaaaataaaaaataattgaaaacAAGTACAGACAGGTACAGGCCTATATGGTCCAGTACCTGCCCTTGGTTATGGTCTGGTACACACCATACTGACTGGTACTTAATTCCTTGATCCAGCAGAAATTTTATACTATACAAAACATTACAATGGAAGTTCATTTTCACAAATTTGAGAATGACAGTGCTTAAGAAAAAGCAAAAACAATTCTGAGGTAGTTCCCATGGTCAATGGTCACAGAAGAAAGGGCATGGATAGAATTTCTGCTTCAACTTTAGCAGCAATAGCATAACCCAACATCAGCCTAATAAACTCCATGAATACTCATTTCTAATGCTTAAAAAACAGATGCAGCACAACAGCAAAAGCTCACAATTACTAGAGTCAGCTAGATGAATCTTTTTCTATAATTGAACTCCTTTGGTAGGCAACTTAAATGATCAAACTAGATGCCACAAACCATTCAAAGTGTTCCGTATAACATTTAGTGTCTTCCCCCACCTTTCCTAGCCCCACAAATCTTAAGTAGAAGATGATGGTTTATTGaccaattaagaaaaataaaatttattcaatagTAGAAACAAGGGAACATTTTGCAGAAAAGTTGAGGTTCATCAATATATAAAGCCCAAGAAAACACCTCTTTTGTTGTTCTTCCTTTTCTTCGAGCCAATTTCTTAATTTTTCAGCTTCACTCAGTACCTGCAAGAGAATTCATTCGATTGAGTTGTATTTACAACCTCTTAACATGAGAATAGTTTACAAGAAAATATATATCACCTACTGCATGAATCAACTTTTTAAGTCATAATGCCAATAATTACCTCTTCAGTTTTAGCTTTGGGAAGCCACGGTTTATTCATTTCCCAATTATTCACAATCTGTAAACATTCAGAAAAATATAATCAACAGATGCGTTACACGGTAGCCAGTCTATAACAAATCAATGCATTTGTCATAATGTGACTTATACAAGTTCTACCCCAGTCTGAGCTATTTTGATTGAACTTATGACTTTTCTGTTACAAGAAAGGATATTTGAACAAATCAAGGAACAACATGAATCAGCTTAACAAATCTGACTTCATAGTTTGCAACTCCAGATTTTACAATGATAAATCAAAACCTCTTTGTTTACGTTCTCTAACAATGACATTGATGTCTTATGTAGGTTGCATTCAAACAAGTAAGAGGATTCAAAGACACTTATGGGCATCAGATTAGCACATTTTCCAGACATATAGGAAAATAAGAAGAAACAGTCTAAATAGTTAGCCTTGGCACCACAGGTCCACAATAAGTTTTGCTCCATGGTGACTGTCCAGGATTCGAATAACATGATTCGCACTATCCATGTAGACTCAAACTCTGTATATCTGACCCTCAGGATCCCATTGGTGGGAACCTTATGCATTGAGTTGTCCCTCTATTTATTAGTAAATGGAAATTAAGCATGTGAAATCAGCATCTTGGCATTACTAAGTACCTTTTGTAGGTCATTGAGGTAAAGACGAGCATGCTCACAAGCAAGTGGTCGTGCCGTTAACTCGTTCAATCTAGATAGAGAAATCAAGTATTAGATATTATACATTTTTATCTATCATCACCACCATGTTCCTCAATAGTTAAACTGTAATTTACCTGAAGAATATAGGATCACCAATGGCTTTGAGTGATTCTAGTCGTTCTTTAAATTCACCAGCTGAAGCATCCTCACCATCAGTATACAACCATTCTTGCACCTGCAATAACAGAAAAGAATGATTAAAACCCAGCGCAAAGCACCATGTGACTAGAGACTTGGTAAAATAAATGACCAACCCCACCTCACTAAGTTTCTCTACAAAGAAAGAGCGCTCTTCTTCAGATGAGACTTTCCCAACTTCAGCATTATCTTCTATCTGCAACAAATAAAGTTAAAGCAAGAGAGaatagtttaaactttaaacgaTACAAAAGTTTAGAACATAATAGTTAAATCATTTACCAGCAGAATTTTCtgaaaatcaaattatttaaatGATAGATGGGAATATTCCTGTAATACCCAATCCCATGGTTATCATATCTTATGTTAGCAGAGTGTCATACTTGTTCACATTGTTGCACTCAGATTTGAATGGTTAAAATTGGGTAACATCCAATATAAATAAGATTTCTCAGATTTGAATGGTTAAATATGAGTATTATACAATATGGTTTCTTTCAACTGCCATAACTTATTCACAGAAATGCCAAAGGCTACCAAACTTAGAGTTGTCAAAACGATCCTTTTTAAAGGCTGCATGCACATGTCAACACAAAAATTCAAGTTTTTAGATTGAAAAACAACTGGAGCTATGAAGGATTCTCGAGTTGCTTGAAACTATAGGAGTATAACTTTCAGGCAAGCTACTAAGAAGTAAGAATTATGATGAACCATCACCAACATTGAGGAATAACTGCTCTCAAAGTCTCCTCTCAAACAAAGTTTATACATCATAGTCCATGCTATTCTCTAAATATGTTTGGATGATACAATTTGATTTTCCTTATCTGTTTATCTTTTTccaggaaaaaaaaatctttatagaTGTTTTATGATCTTCCAAAATATTTCTAGGATGACTTTTCTGATTGTTTTTTTTTCCTAAAGCAATACTAATACAAGATTACGTGTTTATTTCAAAAATTGGTTGCATGATAGAATTTAGTGAAACCTGATCTCAGATCCCTACATTGCCTTGTTTATCAGTTTCAACCATTGAGGAGTATGAAATTCTAGCCAAAATAATTGATTAAAGGTTGTCCTAAGTGGACAATCTGTGCAGCCATGATTTTCTTATATACACCTATATTAGTATGGTATACAGACTACAACCATCCACAGAGATGGAAAAAGTTCCCCCGCTATAATTAGAGGTGAAagctaaattacccaaaactacaAAAGGTGGAACAAATTTTTGGATTAACTTGGAAATTTTGTTATAAATTAATCAAACTAAGCTTAACCATCAATAACCCAAAAAAACTGTGTTTTGAGCTCATAATATTTTTCAATCCTTCAAAGAGAAATTAAATAATAAAGTAACGTGTTAGAGTGCGAACAGAACAACAAAGAGTTGATTATCTCACAAAGTAATACCTTCACCATATAACAGGGAGCACACTATTAAATAGGAAAAACTACACGACAAACCTTTTCTCTTGTAGAATATATATACTCTTCCAGGCTATTTTTGAGCTCTGCAGTTCTTCTTCTTTCAGCAtcttttttgtcaagtgcacctaATCTGATTTTAGCTTCAGAAAATGAATCTTTTGAAAGAACAGATCCTGGCCCTGAAGATTTCTCCACTACCTATGGCATACAAAAAGATTCTAGATTCAGAAAATGATTTTTAAATAACAAAAAAGCAGAACAATCAATCAGGTTCTACCTTTAGTGGTACCCTAAAGGTTTTCTTCTTCAATATTTTTTCTGTAATGATATCGTTATCTTGCTTCCCTTTAGTGGCATTGGATGAGATATCAGCATCATCATCAGAACTCAGGCTTTCTGCATTGCCTTGTGAAGTATTCCCTGGACTTGTTTCAGTAGATGCATTAAAACTGTCAGTGGTGTTATTTTCCAATGTAGTGTTTTTCCTAGGAACATCCACCCATTCTGTTATCTCAATAACTGCCTCTGCTCGATCAAGAGATATAACTCCACTTCTGCTCAAAGAAAAATGCAGATTTGCTTTGATGGGAGATGAGAGGTTGCGAGCAGCATACCTTCAAAAGAAAAAGGTGACACAGAAGTTCAATGTAACACTAGCAATTAGAAAAAACAACTAAAgaataaacaaaaagaaattaaataatATGTAATATTGAAATATCACAAAAAGCAACTTAAATAAAAAAACAACAAGATTTTTCAATAGCTTCTCTGTAGTGATTAATTCAGAGGTGAGGTGTCTTACTTTTCACTAGTTTCAGTCAAACCCAATACTGAATATTGTGCAAACTTAGATGAAAAAACTCCTGGGGGCAGTTCATTTGCTTTGTCATAGCTAAGTGAAGCTTCAAAATCCTTGTTATGTTTAATAGACCTGAATAACTGTTCAACAAAAGGGTTACGACAATAACCAAAGAGTTAAGAGCCCGAATAGGTGTTATATCAGAAatttttaattaaacatatgaAGTAGACTCAATAGAATGCAAAGTTTCTACCTTGATGGGCATTTTTTTCATCCGTGGTATAAGCAACACATCAGTATTCTCATCTTTTAAAAGATCAGGCCCATCTAGTTGAAGCACAAAACCATAAGAAGATCCATCAATCATTCCTAGCCTACGATTTAGCTTGATGCCATCACTCAAATTGGCAGCATGTAGTGATGCACCAAGAACTATTGCTTCGTCAGCATCAAGGTGCTTGTCCAGGTCATTCCTGCCAAGAAATTCCTGGAGCTTAGCCTGCATCACGATACATTGTAGTAAGTCATTTCCACCATCGAACTTTTTTATGGTAATCATCAACATGGCATTGATAAATAACTGATATACATATCATTGAAACTAGGTATAGCGAAAACTACAAAAGGTGTGCATAAGGGACCACATGCAACTTCTATTCATAACAAAACTATACAACTTGATCTTACACTTCTCAAGATGTTTCTAAGAAAAGTAATTGGCAATATCATGTAAATTTGCTGCAGGAATCAACCATCAACCAAATATAATATATACTAAAACAATTAGCAATCCCTGTCTAATTGATTGTTCAGAGTCTGAACTTCAGACTTTGGTTTAAGTATAACAAAATACAATTATCCGAAAATGAATAAATCTAGAAGGCAAGAATATTAGTTCAAACTTATttcttgatatgtttgctatgatTTCTAATCCAACACCAGTTATACCCAAAGGTGATCAACCAAGATGATAAGTACCAACCTATCTAGGTGAAAATTGTTAAGTTAAACTGTTACAGTGCTTTCTTGTTTTAAAAAAGAGTCTTAAATTTGCCCCACTAATACAGAAATAAACAGATACTCTAGATATGtaatagatatataaagacatgtAACACTAGgcttagtctcacatcggaagtaGACTAACACTTAGATTAGCTTGTAAAGGTCCGATAGCTGTACTACCGATAACTTTCAGTGGTTTAGGCTCAATGAAATTAATACACCAGTTATCTTATAAGACCGGGTCGTGACAAAACCTACAGTAGTTCCCTACTTGAATTTAGATTTTAGCTAATAATAATTAATGGTGACAACTTCTCGACCTATGTTACACAATCTTCATTTTAGGTTAAAATATACCTTCATATAAGGTACATGGCTGTTGATTTGACTTGGTTATAAAACTATAACACAACTTCCGAAACAGGGACATTTTGACAAGAACCTCCTGAACAACATCATCCAAAATCTAAACCGACAAATAGATCATTTTTGTAATGATCACTCTTGGCTAAAGCCTCTTTCAGAACTCCAACTTGTCTATGCGATAAGTAGGGCATATTTTCAGGAACAAAGTTATAAGGCCAAAGAAACAGAAATATTATTGCTAGTTACCTGTAACTTTGGCACACGAGTAGCCCCACCGATCAGCTCCACAGCATAAATATCATCTATCTTCAATCCAGAGTTTCTCAGAACCTCTTTTAATGGCACAAGTGCCCTCTCCCACAAATCTGCACAGAGTTCTTCAAATTTTTCACGAGATATAGTGCTTCTGAAACACACAAACATTGAATACATTCAGTATTGACTTTGTAAATGCAAAGCTGAAGATAACATTATAGCATAAACTTGGCAAATACTAGCAGGAAAATACAATCACAAATAACTTTTACAACAtccaaaaaattttaagataacATCACTGAGTATTGTAAATACCTCTTAAAAACATTACTACAAATAATAACAGATAAACTTCGTCTCCTGGTTTGTGAAAGAGTTTTTTGTAACAACCTCAAGAAAGTTAGCGAATATTTCTGCTcaatgaaattttaaaaaatgaccgATAACTTAGGTACAACCAATTCCAAAATATAAAATGCTTCAAAACAATCATGAAAAACCTAAGAACATCAATCATATAACTAGTCATTCAATCAAACTTCATAAATGAACATAGTAAGGTATGCAGATTAAGGGAAAGAAAAATCTTATATGACAAAGCATCCAACCGTACATGCATAATTAATTGAACATAATAATGAAAGTCAAACTCAACAATCAAGTAATAATAAAGCTCAAGGAAAACAGAATGCAAGTTAACTGAAAGTTGACAGAGGTTTACTCAAGTGTTAGGCATCCCACAACTGACTTTTAACAATTTAAATGAtgtgataaattaaaataatatagtgCTAACAGAAGTACAATAAGAGAAATGGTAGTAGCCAAATGATGGCAGAAAACAAGTTATATTAATAGGAATAGaaaatatatagagagagagtatAAGTTTCAAGTCATCAGCAATCAGATTCAGTGCTCCACCTATCCAGGCCAATAAATACCCAACACCACAAGGGTGATCATACCTGAAATCAAGGTCATCATATAGAGATTCCACTGACATTGGGGCCACTGTATTTGCACTCAAAATTTCTTTTGTTCGCTTGACTTGTTTCTTCAATTTACTCATTGCCTTAGGAGACGTCCTCACATCAAACCCATTTCCTAATTGTTTATTGAACTCGTCAGCAAAGTACTCCACTAAACGCAATTCCAGATCTTGACCTCCAAGTTTCGCATCCCATCTAACATCCTTTACCTGTCAGAATtaatatgctagcatgaaactcatACAAGTAATGATTAAATCATTTTTTGCTGCATAGAACAAAATTTAAACAATGTGCATGCTGCATGAAAGCAAAACTAATGGGAGTATATGAAACAAGAAAATGCAAGTAAAGTCACATTCTACAACAACATCAAAGTCATAAGTTTCAACCCAACTAAAGTCATATTCTAGGAAGGAATATAGGAAACACCAAAACTGAATCTTCTTTTTATCCATGTTTTTATTATTGCTTCCTCTTATTTGTGTTTGGTGGGTATTAAATTTTctgc of the Musa acuminata AAA Group cultivar baxijiao chromosome BXJ2-10, Cavendish_Baxijiao_AAA, whole genome shotgun sequence genome contains:
- the LOC135625108 gene encoding heat shock 70 kDa protein 17-like — its product is MSRFAAGIRILLVLVSTFSLLLIPSEPAVSSIDLGSEWMKVAVVNLKPGQSPISIAINEMSKRKSPALVAFHGGNRLVGEEAAGIVARYPDKVYSFVRDMIGKPYKNAKDLTSSLYLPYDLVEDSRGAAGIRIDDGVTVYTAEELLAMVLSYGITLAESHARVPLNDAVISVPPYFGQAERRGILQAAQLAGINVLSLINEHAGAALQYGIDKDFANESRHVILYDMGSTSTYAALVYFSAYNTKEFGKTVSVNQFQVKDVRWDAKLGGQDLELRLVEYFADEFNKQLGNGFDVRTSPKAMSKLKKQVKRTKEILSANTVAPMSVESLYDDLDFRSTISREKFEELCADLWERALVPLKEVLRNSGLKIDDIYAVELIGGATRVPKLQAKLQEFLGRNDLDKHLDADEAIVLGASLHAANLSDGIKLNRRLGMIDGSSYGFVLQLDGPDLLKDENTDVLLIPRMKKMPIKLFRSIKHNKDFEASLSYDKANELPPGVFSSKFAQYSVLGLTETSEKYAARNLSSPIKANLHFSLSRSGVISLDRAEAVIEITEWVDVPRKNTTLENNTTDSFNASTETSPGNTSQGNAESLSSDDDADISSNATKGKQDNDIITEKILKKKTFRVPLKVVEKSSGPGSVLSKDSFSEAKIRLGALDKKDAERRRTAELKNSLEEYIYSTREKIEDNAEVGKVSSEEERSFFVEKLSEVQEWLYTDGEDASAGEFKERLESLKAIGDPIFFRLNELTARPLACEHARLYLNDLQKIVNNWEMNKPWLPKAKTEEVLSEAEKLRNWLEEKEEQQKRTSILSTPIFESEVVYQKVAKLQDKVASVNRIPKPKPKIEKPPKEEPVSQENSTGTSNNTSGEPTPEAGHTTQDSVDSSHAGTDQERAVHDEL